In Thermotomaculum hydrothermale, a single genomic region encodes these proteins:
- the ptsP gene encoding phosphoenolpyruvate--protein phosphotransferase: protein MSNRIKLKGTGIVPDVAIGKAVILEDKTKIVIPYYNILKNHIDEEVERFLKALDKTKKQIEDAKDNLNSDLKSDHLSIFDTHLLILKDQSLVQKTINLIKERFINAEYAFKEVIKELIGKFKGMDDEYFKQRREDLEDIATRVIANLIDKEVNKKIDFREDTILVSKVIHPSDLSILYNDKVVGIATDYGGVTTHTSIIAKALNIPTVVGLHNATKVIVDGDIVIVDGIEGEVIVKPQESEKSVYLEKHQKRLQLEKQFIEIAKKPSITLDGEEIRLLANVELAEELPLLKKFKAEGVGLYRSEFIFLQSAPNLPSEEEHYNFYKKLCAQVKGEVIIRTLDLGGEKFFHEVLEKDEQNPVLGLRAVRFCLKRKDIFRTQLRGILRLSGENEKVKIMFPLISGVDELKEVISFLEEVMDEMKKEGVKINENIQKGIMIEVPSAAEIPDLLAKYVDFFSIGTNDLIQYTLAIDRNNDKVNYLYQPSHPAVIRMLNKVMEAAKKSGIDVSMCGEMAGNPKFTTLLLGMGLRKFSMTPPSLPVIKSVLRNVKISDCEQLLKRVLSMESASQIEKHIIAVNHKLIPDYDKLTKIKL, encoded by the coding sequence ATGTCAAATAGAATTAAATTGAAGGGAACGGGGATTGTTCCAGATGTAGCTATTGGGAAAGCGGTTATTCTTGAAGATAAAACCAAGATTGTTATTCCCTATTACAATATTTTAAAAAATCACATTGATGAAGAAGTTGAAAGATTTCTAAAAGCATTAGATAAAACAAAAAAACAAATTGAGGATGCAAAAGATAATTTAAATTCAGATTTGAAGTCAGACCACCTTTCTATCTTTGATACCCATCTTTTAATCTTAAAAGACCAATCTTTGGTGCAAAAAACAATAAATCTTATAAAAGAAAGGTTTATAAATGCTGAATATGCTTTTAAAGAAGTTATAAAAGAGTTAATAGGCAAATTTAAAGGAATGGATGATGAATATTTTAAACAAAGGCGTGAAGACCTGGAAGATATAGCCACAAGGGTAATTGCAAATCTTATTGATAAAGAGGTAAACAAGAAAATTGATTTTAGAGAAGATACAATTCTGGTGTCAAAGGTAATTCACCCCTCTGACTTGTCTATTCTATACAATGATAAAGTTGTTGGAATAGCAACAGATTATGGGGGAGTTACAACTCATACCTCAATTATTGCCAAGGCACTGAATATCCCAACAGTTGTTGGATTACATAACGCTACAAAGGTTATAGTAGATGGAGATATTGTAATTGTTGATGGGATTGAAGGCGAGGTTATAGTTAAACCTCAGGAATCAGAAAAAAGTGTTTATCTGGAAAAACATCAAAAAAGGTTACAGTTAGAGAAACAATTTATTGAAATTGCCAAAAAACCTTCAATAACATTAGACGGAGAAGAAATTCGCTTACTTGCCAATGTTGAACTTGCTGAGGAACTGCCTCTTCTGAAGAAATTTAAAGCTGAAGGAGTGGGACTTTACAGGAGTGAGTTTATATTTTTGCAATCAGCACCTAATTTGCCCAGCGAAGAAGAACATTACAATTTCTATAAAAAACTTTGTGCCCAGGTGAAGGGCGAGGTTATAATCAGAACTCTTGATTTAGGGGGGGAAAAGTTTTTTCATGAAGTATTGGAAAAGGATGAACAAAATCCTGTATTAGGATTAAGAGCTGTTAGATTCTGTTTAAAAAGGAAAGATATATTTAGAACCCAGTTAAGGGGAATATTAAGGCTATCAGGAGAGAATGAAAAAGTAAAGATAATGTTTCCGCTTATAAGCGGTGTTGATGAATTGAAGGAAGTAATCTCTTTTCTTGAAGAAGTAATGGATGAAATGAAAAAAGAAGGAGTCAAGATAAATGAAAATATTCAAAAGGGTATTATGATAGAAGTTCCTTCTGCGGCGGAAATTCCTGATTTACTTGCCAAATATGTTGATTTCTTCAGTATAGGAACAAATGATTTAATTCAATACACTCTTGCAATTGATAGAAATAATGATAAAGTGAATTACCTTTATCAACCATCTCACCCTGCTGTTATAAGAATGTTAAATAAGGTGATGGAAGCGGCAAAAAAATCTGGAATTGATGTTTCTATGTGCGGTGAAATGGCAGGTAATCCTAAATTCACTACATTACTTTTAGGAATGGGTTTAAGAAAATTCAGTATGACTCCACCATCACTTCCAGTAATTAAATCAGTTTTGCGAAATGTAAAGATTTCTGATTGTGAGCAATTGCTGAAAAGGGTATTATCAATGGAAAGCGCTTCTCAAATAGAAAAGCATATTATAGCGGTAAACCATAAATTAATACCTGATTACGACAAACTAACAAAGATTAAGTTATAA
- the miaB gene encoding tRNA (N6-isopentenyl adenosine(37)-C2)-methylthiotransferase MiaB: MPKFKIETWGCQMNEYDSQKMAGILKAYGYEETQSDEDADIFVLNTCSVREKAAHKIFTRVGVIRKNYGKDKIVGVTGCVASHEAEDLFKKIPNLNFVLGTRSVHLIAKAVDNALKGKRFCDVSDHPESLEISPELVDREKKVKAYVSIIEGCDNFCTYCVVPYTRGRERSRPLQDIVEEIKVAIKEYGIREVELLGQNVNSYSYQGKTFKDVLIEVDKIKELKRIRFLTSHPKDFNEELVKVIASSEKICKYIHLPMQSGSNKVLKLMGRKYTREEYLEKIDMLRSYIPDVVISSDFIVAFPGEDEEDFLLTMDAIYRVQYDNIFSFKYSPRPKTAALRLKYPLIPKEIADKRLFVLQKYQEKVQEIKHKNMEGKVYEVLVESVSKRDKTKLTGRTEGNHVVNFEAGRGEDLIGKFVKVKIISSTFTSLKGMLV, encoded by the coding sequence ATGCCTAAGTTTAAAATAGAAACCTGGGGTTGCCAGATGAATGAATACGATAGTCAGAAAATGGCTGGTATTCTAAAAGCATACGGGTATGAGGAAACACAAAGTGATGAAGATGCTGACATCTTTGTGTTAAATACATGTAGTGTAAGGGAAAAGGCTGCCCATAAAATCTTTACAAGAGTTGGGGTAATTAGAAAAAATTATGGCAAAGATAAAATTGTTGGAGTTACCGGTTGTGTGGCATCTCATGAAGCTGAAGATTTGTTTAAAAAAATTCCCAATTTAAACTTTGTTTTAGGTACAAGAAGTGTTCATTTAATAGCAAAAGCTGTTGATAATGCACTGAAGGGTAAAAGGTTCTGTGATGTTTCAGATCATCCTGAAAGCCTTGAAATTAGTCCAGAACTTGTTGATAGGGAAAAAAAGGTTAAAGCCTATGTTTCAATAATAGAAGGTTGTGATAATTTTTGTACATACTGTGTTGTCCCCTACACAAGGGGCAGGGAGAGGTCAAGGCCTTTGCAGGATATTGTAGAAGAAATTAAGGTTGCTATAAAAGAATACGGTATAAGGGAAGTTGAATTATTGGGGCAGAATGTTAATTCATACAGTTATCAGGGGAAAACATTCAAAGATGTATTAATTGAGGTTGATAAAATTAAAGAGTTAAAAAGGATAAGATTTTTAACCTCTCATCCCAAAGACTTTAATGAAGAGCTGGTAAAGGTGATTGCATCCTCTGAAAAGATTTGCAAGTATATTCACCTTCCAATGCAATCAGGCTCTAATAAGGTTTTGAAACTTATGGGGAGGAAGTATACAAGAGAGGAGTACCTGGAAAAAATTGATATGCTTCGTTCATATATCCCTGATGTGGTTATTTCTTCTGATTTTATAGTTGCATTTCCCGGGGAGGATGAAGAAGATTTCCTTCTAACAATGGATGCAATTTACAGGGTGCAGTATGACAATATCTTTTCTTTTAAGTACTCTCCAAGGCCTAAAACAGCTGCTTTAAGACTAAAATATCCTCTTATCCCAAAAGAGATTGCGGATAAAAGGCTTTTTGTACTTCAAAAGTATCAGGAAAAGGTACAGGAAATTAAGCACAAGAATATGGAAGGAAAAGTATATGAAGTGCTTGTTGAAAGTGTTTCAAAGCGAGATAAAACCAAACTCACAGGAAGAACAGAAGGGAATCATGTTGTAAACTTTGAGGCTGGAAGGGGAGAAGATTTAATAGGGAAATTTGTAAAGGTTAAAATTATATCTTCAACCTTTACGAGCCTTAAAGGAATGCTTGTATAA
- a CDS encoding bifunctional nuclease family protein, translating to MFVEAELKELIDHPLIDSPVLVLKEKTGQRYLSMKIGLIEANTIANEIEGIIPPRPMPHDLICDLIKRLEAELKGVYIKENQDSIYFAEIKIEKNKQFIAIDSRPSDAITIAIKYKKPIYVNEKLLKIGE from the coding sequence ATGTTTGTTGAAGCGGAATTAAAAGAATTGATAGACCATCCTTTAATTGATTCTCCCGTCCTTGTTTTAAAAGAAAAAACAGGGCAAAGGTATTTATCTATGAAGATAGGGCTTATAGAAGCAAACACAATTGCAAATGAGATTGAAGGAATAATTCCTCCAAGGCCAATGCCTCATGATTTAATTTGTGATTTAATTAAAAGATTAGAGGCTGAGTTAAAAGGTGTTTATATTAAAGAAAATCAGGATTCTATTTACTTTGCGGAGATCAAAATTGAAAAAAACAAGCAGTTTATAGCAATAGATTCAAGGCCTTCCGATGCAATTACAATAGCAATAAAGTATAAAAAACCTATTTATGTAAATGAAAAACTTTTGAAAATTGGCGAATAA
- the aroB gene encoding 3-dehydroquinate synthase, translated as MRIKLKSHSESESLIFSLPFTEIKDYLYNLEINGKSVFFIVDKSLLAFKQYRKFLENKRFFLFNATEDNKSLESFFKIHNFLLQNKADRKSLVVGVGGGITLDITGFAATTFMRGVKFGFIPTTLLAMVDASIGGKNGVNFKGFKNYIGTFNHPSFVLISPEFLKTLPQKEFNVGLAEIIKYGAIYKPELLDFLVSNNEAIKSKTLDALSYLIDESVKSKVEIVEKDFKESGLRKILNFGHTLGHALERLKKVSHGEGVAAGMVFASYLSFKKGYLREKEFKRIVEIIKLYGLPDYIKDVNLKDILEGIAGDKKKDGEKIDFILLKGFGKPVIEAMDLLEIENGLQDLRKYYRI; from the coding sequence ATGAGAATAAAATTAAAATCCCATAGTGAGAGTGAATCACTTATTTTTTCTTTACCTTTTACTGAAATCAAAGATTATTTATATAATCTGGAAATAAATGGGAAAAGTGTATTTTTTATTGTTGATAAATCCCTTTTAGCGTTTAAGCAATATAGAAAATTTTTAGAAAACAAAAGGTTTTTTTTGTTTAATGCAACAGAAGATAACAAAAGCCTTGAAAGCTTTTTTAAAATACACAACTTTTTATTACAAAACAAGGCAGATAGAAAAAGTTTAGTTGTTGGGGTGGGGGGAGGAATTACCCTTGATATTACTGGTTTTGCAGCAACAACCTTTATGAGAGGAGTCAAGTTTGGGTTTATTCCCACAACCTTGCTTGCAATGGTTGATGCGTCAATAGGCGGGAAAAATGGAGTTAATTTTAAAGGCTTTAAAAATTACATAGGCACTTTTAACCATCCCTCTTTTGTTTTAATTTCCCCTGAATTTCTGAAAACTTTACCACAAAAAGAGTTTAATGTTGGTTTAGCTGAGATAATAAAATACGGCGCTATTTATAAGCCAGAATTACTTGATTTTTTAGTTTCAAATAATGAGGCTATTAAATCAAAAACTCTCGATGCTTTAAGTTACTTAATTGATGAATCTGTCAAATCAAAGGTTGAAATTGTTGAAAAGGACTTTAAAGAATCAGGTTTGCGAAAAATTTTAAACTTTGGGCATACTTTGGGACATGCACTTGAAAGGCTAAAGAAAGTTAGTCACGGTGAAGGGGTTGCTGCTGGAATGGTTTTTGCCTCATATCTTTCTTTCAAAAAAGGGTATTTAAGAGAGAAGGAATTTAAAAGAATTGTTGAGATTATAAAGTTATACGGATTACCTGATTATATTAAGGATGTAAATCTAAAAGATATTTTAGAAGGGATTGCAGGTGATAAAAAAAAGGATGGCGAAAAAATTGATTTCATCCTTTTAAAAGGTTTTGGTAAGCCAGTTATTGAAGCTATGGACTTATTGGAGATTGAAAATGGACTTCAAGATTTGCGTAAGTATTACAGAATCTAA
- a CDS encoding type I 3-dehydroquinate dehydratase, with protein sequence MDFKICVSITESNIDKVKKILKQFNFCELRLDLIKPEISQIEELLAVNRNVIVTCRENQEIDRVSYLKEAIKFQPEYIDIEFETEESVKKELINLCERFGVKRIHSYHNFNETPDYVFLKNIAEKEFERFSPSLIKIATYVKKESDNITLLSLLSLDIPLIVLGMGDYGKKTRLFAPLFGSKITFACVNNKPSAPGQIDYYKMKEFYNILENYSL encoded by the coding sequence ATGGACTTCAAGATTTGCGTAAGTATTACAGAATCTAATATTGATAAAGTTAAAAAAATACTAAAACAATTTAATTTCTGCGAATTAAGGCTTGATTTAATTAAACCGGAAATTAGCCAGATTGAAGAATTGTTGGCAGTTAACAGAAATGTAATTGTTACCTGCAGGGAGAATCAGGAAATAGACAGAGTATCCTACTTAAAAGAAGCAATTAAATTTCAACCAGAGTACATTGACATAGAGTTTGAAACAGAGGAATCAGTGAAAAAGGAATTGATTAATCTATGTGAGAGATTTGGCGTTAAAAGAATCCACTCATACCACAACTTTAATGAAACACCTGATTATGTTTTTTTAAAAAACATTGCCGAGAAAGAATTTGAGAGATTTTCGCCATCTCTAATTAAAATTGCAACCTATGTTAAAAAAGAAAGTGATAATATTACGCTACTCTCTTTACTTTCCCTTGACATACCTTTAATTGTTCTTGGGATGGGGGATTATGGAAAAAAAACAAGGTTATTTGCCCCTCTTTTTGGGTCTAAAATAACCTTTGCATGTGTAAATAACAAGCCTTCAGCACCGGGGCAGATTGATTATTACAAAATGAAAGAATTTTACAATATTCTGGAGAATTACTCTCTATGA
- a CDS encoding shikimate kinase: MKRFAVIGKPVAHSKSPQMFNRFFRNKGIDAVYTRIASKNLKDALKTCRLLNIDGINATMPFKKELLETVDFASDEAKGVDGVNTVVFGNQLKGHNTDIYGALMPLKKRLKSLKDKKILIIGAGGAARAALYAYKKENAICYLSNRTYEKGREQAKKFGAYVVLFEKINSILREIDIICYTIPVKIDLDISQIKPSAIFFTAIYNQHFFKEECKKKGIIYIPGEEWLIEQGKVACSLFGFDCKNGFPDSILDKAKPKNRIALIGFMGSGKSTAGKLLAKKLDYQFIDLDKSIEKGEGKGIPEIFNNFGESYFRNLEYRYLSELKDKNRIVLATGGGIVESQYCFDMLKDYFFNIFLCGNPEDFFRRTENSSRPLRKGSNFFINLYRKRKDKYLMLSDLILNSSIYTPEEISDIIYYEFCKVL, translated from the coding sequence ATGAAGCGCTTTGCAGTAATAGGAAAGCCTGTTGCCCACAGCAAAAGCCCTCAAATGTTTAACAGATTTTTTAGAAACAAAGGTATTGACGCTGTTTACACAAGGATAGCATCTAAAAATCTTAAAGATGCACTTAAAACCTGTCGTTTATTAAATATTGATGGGATTAATGCAACAATGCCTTTCAAAAAAGAGTTGTTGGAAACAGTTGATTTTGCAAGTGATGAAGCAAAAGGTGTGGATGGCGTTAATACTGTTGTTTTTGGAAATCAGCTGAAAGGGCACAATACTGATATTTACGGTGCTTTAATGCCTTTAAAAAAACGATTAAAGAGTTTAAAAGATAAAAAAATACTCATTATAGGAGCTGGCGGTGCGGCAAGGGCTGCCCTTTATGCTTATAAAAAAGAGAATGCAATATGTTATTTATCAAATAGAACTTACGAAAAGGGCAGGGAGCAGGCGAAAAAGTTTGGGGCTTATGTTGTTCTCTTTGAAAAAATAAATTCAATCTTGAGAGAGATTGATATAATTTGCTATACCATTCCAGTAAAGATAGATTTAGACATATCTCAGATTAAACCCTCTGCTATTTTTTTTACTGCGATTTACAATCAGCACTTTTTTAAAGAAGAATGTAAGAAAAAGGGGATTATTTATATTCCCGGTGAAGAGTGGCTAATTGAACAGGGAAAAGTAGCATGTTCATTATTTGGGTTTGATTGTAAAAATGGCTTTCCTGATAGTATTCTTGATAAAGCTAAGCCTAAAAACAGAATTGCGCTGATAGGCTTTATGGGAAGTGGGAAGAGCACTGCCGGGAAATTACTTGCCAAAAAATTAGATTATCAATTTATTGATTTAGATAAGAGCATTGAAAAAGGAGAAGGGAAAGGTATCCCAGAAATTTTCAATAATTTTGGAGAAAGTTATTTTAGAAATCTTGAATACAGGTATTTATCTGAATTAAAAGATAAAAACAGAATAGTTTTAGCTACAGGTGGGGGAATAGTTGAAAGCCAGTATTGTTTTGATATGTTGAAAGATTATTTTTTTAATATTTTTCTCTGCGGTAATCCAGAAGATTTTTTTAGAAGAACAGAAAATTCAAGCAGGCCTTTGAGAAAAGGCAGTAATTTTTTTATCAATCTTTATAGAAAAAGAAAAGATAAATATCTCATGCTCTCAGATTTGATTCTCAATAGTTCGATATATACACCAGAAGAAATATCCGACATTATTTATTACGAATTTTGTAAAGTATTATAA
- a CDS encoding c-type cytochrome has protein sequence MKKLVILACAIFLVSSLSVLALDRKKGDIKHGKQIFKEQCKACHNGKKAKKLTPAHKTRAQWKRYLKDNGKKLFRKHNKANVKLNLNEKDINDLWSFCYVGALDSEKPQTCD, from the coding sequence ATGAAAAAGTTAGTAATTTTAGCTTGTGCGATTTTTCTGGTTTCATCTTTAAGTGTACTTGCCCTTGACAGAAAAAAGGGTGATATTAAACATGGAAAACAGATTTTTAAAGAACAGTGCAAAGCCTGCCACAATGGGAAAAAGGCCAAGAAATTAACCCCTGCTCATAAAACAAGGGCTCAGTGGAAAAGGTATCTTAAAGATAATGGTAAGAAATTGTTTAGAAAACACAACAAAGCAAATGTTAAATTAAATTTAAACGAAAAAGATATTAATGATCTCTGGTCTTTTTGCTACGTTGGAGCTTTAGATTCAGAAAAGCCACAAACCTGCGATTAA
- a CDS encoding DUF3373 family protein translates to MFRKALFVLIMCVFSLYGFKSFAQNTLTKEQLKKKIQELQEQLEELQDDMDDLSDRVDKNEQHTVMDKINFSYELRSRADSIHYSDMRIMPDWASAMLQLWAFNRLAVPANQIGGTLYGEGSGYTFNPAFAQSYGQILQGMMSAMVQMGFVSANGFVDMNGNGQFDQYDMPSIAVNSLGVPYFSDKFGANDLALYQMMFNGIAPAIDNKDNSVMYSTRLRINMASQINENLKFMGRLAMYKTWGDGADMKFYNGQMTSMLMDGFDASVPTDDKLRVERAFFTYSGDNWHFSVGRRPSTDGLPMEYKNYSVVGGSPIATIINWQFDGLSLGFNLEDKLGIPGFTFKFCYGVGFESGWGNSYSVYPNPDIKDVHLAGFISNLYRTDKIRVTLSYAHAFDVTDGFTGTVVMPFTVNGVDINNDGKFDEYYLAANSGGYVSRLQPSNNIGDVDLVTLLVEGKYKNFQYFFSYSISSANPDGSSMNPMMVFWGKDALLNDNGGQEKHSGNAVWAGLIYDFENGSRVGIEYNHGSKYWFNFTGAEDNIVGSKAAVRGDVYEIYYIYPFFGQKFFLTTGYQHYDYEYTGSGTPLGAPKKIEDVTAFDTLMPVFDKIDNIYLSLTVRY, encoded by the coding sequence ATGTTCAGGAAGGCTTTATTTGTTCTGATTATGTGCGTTTTTTCACTTTATGGCTTTAAATCTTTTGCACAGAACACATTAACCAAGGAACAGCTTAAAAAGAAAATTCAGGAGTTACAGGAGCAGCTTGAAGAATTGCAGGATGATATGGATGATTTGTCAGACAGGGTTGATAAAAACGAGCAGCATACTGTAATGGATAAAATTAATTTTTCTTATGAGTTGAGATCAAGGGCTGATTCTATCCATTATTCAGATATGAGAATAATGCCTGATTGGGCTAGCGCAATGCTCCAGCTCTGGGCATTTAACAGGCTTGCTGTTCCAGCAAATCAGATTGGTGGCACACTCTATGGAGAAGGTTCTGGCTATACCTTTAACCCAGCTTTTGCTCAGAGTTATGGACAGATTTTACAGGGAATGATGAGTGCAATGGTGCAAATGGGTTTTGTTTCAGCAAATGGGTTTGTTGATATGAATGGAAACGGTCAGTTTGACCAGTACGATATGCCATCTATTGCGGTAAATTCATTGGGAGTACCTTATTTTTCCGACAAGTTTGGAGCAAACGACCTTGCTCTTTACCAAATGATGTTTAACGGTATTGCACCTGCCATTGACAATAAAGACAATTCAGTTATGTACTCAACAAGGTTAAGAATTAACATGGCTTCACAGATTAATGAAAATTTAAAGTTTATGGGCAGACTTGCTATGTATAAAACCTGGGGTGATGGCGCTGATATGAAATTCTACAATGGTCAGATGACCTCAATGTTAATGGATGGTTTTGATGCTTCTGTTCCAACAGATGATAAGTTGAGGGTTGAAAGGGCATTCTTTACCTATTCAGGAGATAACTGGCATTTTTCTGTTGGAAGAAGGCCTTCAACTGATGGTTTGCCAATGGAGTACAAAAATTACTCTGTTGTTGGCGGTTCACCTATTGCCACAATTATCAACTGGCAGTTTGATGGATTATCTTTAGGGTTTAACCTTGAAGATAAATTAGGTATTCCTGGTTTTACATTTAAATTCTGTTATGGTGTTGGTTTTGAATCAGGATGGGGAAATTCCTATTCAGTATATCCAAACCCTGACATAAAGGATGTTCATCTTGCTGGATTTATCTCAAACCTTTATAGAACAGATAAAATCAGGGTTACTTTAAGTTATGCGCACGCTTTTGATGTTACTGATGGATTTACAGGCACAGTTGTAATGCCTTTTACCGTAAACGGTGTGGATATTAATAATGATGGAAAGTTTGATGAATACTATCTTGCTGCAAATTCAGGTGGCTATGTTTCAAGGCTTCAGCCTTCAAACAATATAGGAGATGTTGACCTTGTAACACTTCTTGTTGAAGGCAAATACAAAAATTTTCAATATTTCTTTTCTTATTCTATAAGCAGTGCAAATCCAGATGGTTCTTCAATGAATCCTATGATGGTGTTCTGGGGTAAAGACGCATTACTTAACGATAACGGTGGTCAGGAAAAACATAGTGGAAACGCTGTTTGGGCAGGTTTAATCTATGATTTTGAAAACGGTTCAAGAGTAGGTATTGAGTACAACCACGGTTCAAAATACTGGTTCAACTTTACAGGTGCTGAAGACAATATAGTTGGTAGCAAAGCTGCTGTAAGAGGTGATGTCTACGAGATTTATTACATCTATCCTTTCTTCGGTCAGAAATTTTTCTTAACAACTGGTTATCAGCACTACGATTATGAATATACAGGAAGCGGAACACCTTTAGGTGCACCTAAAAAGATTGAAGATGTAACAGCTTTTGACACTTTAATGCCTGTTTTTGACAAAATAGACAATATTTATTTGTCTCTTACTGTTAGATATTAA
- a CDS encoding Flp family type IVb pilin: MFRLLGLTELVKGFDLKSLAKRFHEDETGQGMTEYIIIIVLVAILVLFVVKAFGGKIKGLFKKSTETLGSETEGAFQGS; the protein is encoded by the coding sequence ATGTTCAGGCTTTTGGGTTTAACAGAATTGGTTAAGGGGTTTGATTTAAAATCCCTTGCAAAAAGGTTTCACGAAGATGAAACAGGTCAGGGTATGACAGAGTACATTATCATTATTGTACTTGTGGCTATTTTAGTGTTGTTTGTTGTAAAGGCTTTTGGTGGAAAAATTAAAGGGCTGTTCAAGAAATCAACCGAAACATTAGGCAGCGAAACAGAAGGCGCATTCCAGGGTTCATAA
- a CDS encoding A24 family peptidase, whose product MIFFRDILLYVVIAVCAITDVMYGKIFNKVTYPAILLGLIINLFLGKDNFQSSVIGLLVAFILFLIVFMIGGLGGGDVKLMAAIGAIKGYPFVLYAAFYSALVGGLMSIAIMIWKGKFLRGMRNIFRVIFSYIFSFIFPGVKPLSLSPEESEKIPFGFAICLGTLWAVLEFMFNVSIFDYIKI is encoded by the coding sequence ATGATTTTTTTTAGGGATATCCTTTTATATGTTGTTATAGCAGTTTGTGCTATTACCGATGTAATGTACGGCAAAATTTTTAATAAAGTTACATATCCTGCCATATTGCTTGGATTGATTATTAACCTTTTTTTAGGAAAAGATAATTTTCAATCCTCAGTAATCGGGCTTCTTGTTGCTTTTATCCTTTTCCTTATTGTTTTTATGATCGGAGGATTGGGGGGAGGCGATGTAAAGTTAATGGCTGCTATAGGGGCAATAAAAGGATATCCCTTTGTTTTGTATGCAGCTTTCTATTCTGCCCTTGTTGGCGGATTAATGTCTATTGCAATAATGATATGGAAGGGTAAGTTTTTAAGGGGAATGAGAAATATTTTTAGAGTAATTTTCTCTTATATCTTTTCTTTTATTTTTCCAGGCGTTAAACCGCTTTCTTTAAGCCCAGAGGAAAGTGAGAAAATCCCATTTGGATTTGCTATCTGTTTAGGAACATTATGGGCTGTTTTAGAGTTTATGTTTAATGTGTCTATTTTTGATTATATAAAAATTTAG
- a CDS encoding TadE/TadG family type IV pilus assembly protein, giving the protein MLNGKKGSSIGEYMIVLLLVAVVAIIGTYAYQKFFVKKSFDTAIESLETGDDVSSELMEENTSKIDKVKLAAPVFLAIFTFLIFLMIIFSTISAAKKSKRKLKDLGDDEDGQALTEFILIFPLQLFITLCIMQLSLIYTARLVVNYAAFNAARAAIVVIPQSMEDEIAGHINLPSNEENNENESSGNNSDDTKKQKYKLIKKAAALSLMPICHGSKAFLKDFKITLFGGTTVSGMDIVETLQIDEIITLLGKFIGFIGDVFGVNDLDKYTEAVSYRFMYASLFTDINILDENLDQIYDEKEYSRSDLVVVKVKFPYYLVIPIANKFMGKKFNKELFDDLGLSSSTQEYLGYLDNQYFSVLKIDCSGYVYPITAECAMHVEMKAKH; this is encoded by the coding sequence ATGCTAAACGGCAAGAAGGGTTCATCTATTGGAGAGTACATGATAGTTTTGCTTCTTGTTGCCGTTGTTGCAATTATTGGAACTTATGCATACCAGAAATTTTTTGTAAAAAAATCATTTGATACTGCAATTGAATCGCTTGAGACAGGAGATGATGTATCAAGTGAATTAATGGAAGAAAACACTTCAAAGATTGATAAAGTTAAGTTAGCCGCTCCTGTATTTCTTGCAATTTTTACTTTTCTAATATTTCTAATGATAATTTTTTCTACAATTAGTGCCGCAAAAAAATCCAAAAGAAAACTAAAAGACTTGGGGGATGATGAAGACGGGCAGGCTTTAACTGAATTTATTTTAATTTTTCCTCTCCAGTTGTTTATTACTCTTTGCATAATGCAATTAAGCCTTATTTATACTGCAAGATTAGTGGTAAATTACGCAGCATTTAACGCTGCAAGGGCAGCTATAGTGGTTATACCGCAAAGTATGGAAGATGAGATTGCTGGACATATTAACCTTCCTTCAAATGAAGAAAATAACGAAAACGAAAGTTCTGGAAATAATTCGGATGATACCAAAAAGCAAAAATATAAATTAATTAAAAAAGCAGCAGCATTGTCATTAATGCCTATTTGCCATGGTTCAAAAGCATTTTTAAAGGATTTCAAAATTACGCTTTTTGGAGGAACAACAGTAAGTGGGATGGATATTGTTGAAACATTACAAATTGATGAGATAATAACGCTTTTAGGAAAATTTATAGGCTTTATAGGGGATGTTTTTGGAGTTAATGACCTTGACAAGTACACTGAGGCTGTAAGTTACAGGTTTATGTATGCCTCATTGTTTACTGATATAAATATACTTGATGAAAATCTGGATCAAATTTATGACGAAAAAGAATATTCAAGAAGTGATTTAGTTGTGGTTAAGGTTAAGTTTCCATATTATCTTGTAATTCCAATTGCAAATAAATTTATGGGGAAAAAATTCAATAAAGAGTTGTTTGATGATTTAGGATTAAGTAGTTCAACCCAGGAGTATCTTGGATACCTTGATAATCAATATTTTTCAGTTTTAAAGATAGATTGCAGCGGTTATGTTTATCCAATAACCGCTGAGTGTGCAATGCATGTTGAAATGAAAGCAAAGCATTGA